Genomic DNA from bacterium:
CCGATGCAAGCGCGCGGCGTCGCAGGACCTTCCTTCGCCCCGCTCGCCAAGCGTCGAGCGCCAGGCGGATAGGCAGAAGCAGTGGCTTGTCTGAGGTCCGACAAGGCTCGAAGTGACAGCTCCCCGTGTAGTACCAGAGTAGAAAGGTCTCTTTCGGACGTGATCGACCTCGTCAAAGAGCGACAGCGCGAGCACACCGAAGCGAAGAATGCGAAGTCCTCAACGACGACCCTGCGTGAAGCGTGTCTGTTGCGCGCAGGAGGGCACCAGCGGACCACGACGGGCTCCTCGGAAGAGGCTCATCGCCTACGGTGCAACCGCATATCGGCCCGGTGTTGCCGCTGGTCGTCATCCCGAGATAGACCGCGTAGGTGGTCAGGTTCTTGACTGCGTGCAGGAGGTCGTCCGGCGCGGGATCGACGACGCGGCCGAGGTAGGCAGCGCCTGGCTGCTCTTACGAGTCCATTCGTCAGTGGGTGATGACAGGCTCCATCGTCTTGGCCTTCTCGATCCACTCGGTGACGTGCGCCAGTGACGGGGTCGCCTTCGCGAGCTTCTTCTCGTCGTTGATCTCCTTGATCCTGGCGGCGAGGTTCTCGGCATTGCGGGTGCGCAGCTCCTTGATCGTGTCGACACCGGATGCCTTGAGAATCTCGGCGAACTGCTTGCCGATGCCGGACACGCGCATCAGGTCGGCCATGTTGGCCCAGTTGAGGATGTGGCTCTCACTGATGCCGGTGCTCGCTGCGATCGCGCCACGGCCCTTCTTGTCACAGCAGCTCTCGAGAAAGTCATCGGTCGTGTTGATGCTGTTGGCGATCACGAGA
This window encodes:
- a CDS encoding DUF4332 domain-containing protein — its product is MIRFLRFLVIANSINTTDDFLESCCDKKGRGAIAASTGISESHILNWANMADLMRVSGIGKQFAEILKASGVDTIKELRTRNAENLAARIKEINDEKKLAKATPSLAHVTEWIEKAKTMEPVITH